The proteins below come from a single Limosilactobacillus reuteri genomic window:
- a CDS encoding replication initiation and membrane attachment family protein has translation MTAAAFDPQAGYVVTASTAFISFNDQTFATFYQPILGPVAFSFFYALKARLLPNPTIANRTLQSDLLAQVNAGGRQVLEALHRLEAVGLVQTYFQHDEIGDVYVYELQPTLTPEKFLADNLLSILLLEEVGEDAFGRLTKQSRQYKLASSNTSLTNVSHNFFEEFHINSQSITETPQAILTARKQAPVEKQPQLTAGMSDDFDWSTLIHLLANQPIVSADLENNRDLILLEHQLYGIDVPTMKTLVLRSIDLQTNHFNPKKFKQIVASTYNIVYSSTTKVAEKEAPVTNRNSELTSKDQELLATAKDYSPVEFLQVLKGQTGGYVTSGERHILTGLVAQEKLTQDAINILTWYVISDRGNSTLTANFVDAIANNWLQHGVINGEQAIVQLKTFNKQSQEKKKETKTPKKNKWRKMIKEPMPAWSKKDTSELMKKASSQEIAKLRERIANRKKK, from the coding sequence ATGACTGCAGCAGCTTTTGACCCGCAAGCCGGTTATGTTGTTACGGCCAGCACTGCATTTATTAGTTTTAATGACCAGACTTTTGCAACATTTTATCAGCCAATTTTAGGACCAGTTGCGTTTAGCTTTTTTTATGCGTTAAAAGCGCGCTTGTTGCCTAATCCTACGATTGCTAACCGGACCTTGCAAAGTGACCTGTTAGCCCAGGTAAATGCTGGGGGTCGACAAGTACTGGAGGCTCTTCATCGTTTAGAGGCAGTTGGCTTAGTGCAAACTTATTTCCAGCACGATGAGATCGGGGACGTATACGTTTATGAATTGCAGCCGACCCTTACTCCAGAAAAATTTTTAGCTGATAACTTGCTGAGTATTTTACTTTTAGAGGAAGTAGGAGAAGATGCGTTTGGACGTTTGACTAAGCAAAGTCGGCAATACAAGCTTGCTTCTTCTAACACTTCACTAACTAATGTGAGTCACAACTTTTTTGAAGAATTTCATATTAACTCGCAGTCAATTACTGAAACACCACAAGCGATTTTAACGGCGCGAAAACAGGCACCAGTAGAAAAGCAACCCCAGTTAACTGCGGGGATGAGCGATGACTTTGATTGGTCAACCCTCATTCACTTGCTGGCTAATCAGCCAATTGTCAGTGCAGACCTGGAAAATAATCGAGACCTAATATTGTTAGAACATCAATTATATGGGATTGATGTGCCAACGATGAAGACATTGGTTTTGCGGTCGATTGATCTGCAAACCAATCATTTCAATCCGAAAAAATTTAAGCAAATTGTTGCGTCTACCTATAATATTGTCTATTCTTCAACGACAAAAGTAGCGGAAAAAGAAGCGCCGGTGACAAATAGAAATAGTGAACTGACTAGTAAAGATCAGGAGTTATTGGCGACAGCTAAGGATTACTCCCCAGTCGAATTTCTTCAGGTTCTTAAAGGTCAAACGGGTGGCTACGTAACTTCAGGTGAACGTCATATTCTGACAGGTTTAGTAGCGCAAGAAAAACTTACCCAAGATGCCATTAATATCTTAACTTGGTATGTGATTAGTGACCGGGGGAATTCTACTTTGACAGCTAATTTTGTCGATGCAATTGCCAATAACTGGCTCCAACATGGCGTAATTAATGGGGAGCAAGCCATTGTCCAATTAAAGACTTTTAACAAGCAGTCGCAAGAAAAGAAAAAGGAAACAAAGACGCCAAAGAAAAATAAGTGGCGCAAAATGATTAAGGAACCGATGCCAGCATGGAGCAAGAAAGACACGAGTGAGTTGATGAAAAAGGCTTCCTCACAAGAAATTGCCAAACTGCGTGAACGGATCGCTAATCGTAAGAAGAAGTAG
- the dnaI gene encoding primosomal protein DnaI, producing the protein MQSLNKTLQELMRGQNIANNIQQTMKQVYADKDVQAFLNENRDRLSKEAIKRGQSKLYEFFHEKQLIEKGVPTVAPGYSPQLVISAGQIDVTYVPTKQLLERQRQRYIQRLVNSINMPKFIKNASYDDYYLNEDTQTDTRTKAIQAAMDFTDNYQKDNFQPGLYLYGKFGVGKTYLLGAIANELAKSKGVATTMVHFPSFAVEMRNSIKQNNTGEKLDAIKRAPILMLDDVGAGAMTTWVRDDILGVILEYRMQEELPTFFSSNFSMDELQNNHLAINAQGDNEPLKAARIMERIKYLSREIEMEGKNLRDKG; encoded by the coding sequence ATGCAGTCACTAAACAAAACTTTACAAGAGTTAATGCGCGGTCAAAACATCGCAAACAATATCCAACAAACGATGAAGCAAGTTTATGCGGATAAAGATGTTCAAGCATTCTTAAACGAAAATCGTGACCGTCTTAGTAAAGAAGCAATTAAACGGGGACAATCAAAGCTTTATGAGTTTTTTCATGAAAAGCAATTAATTGAAAAAGGCGTGCCAACTGTTGCCCCGGGATATTCTCCGCAATTGGTTATCAGTGCAGGCCAAATTGACGTAACCTACGTTCCAACTAAACAGTTATTAGAACGCCAACGACAACGTTATATTCAACGACTAGTTAACTCGATTAATATGCCTAAGTTCATTAAAAATGCGTCATATGATGATTATTATTTAAATGAAGATACCCAAACTGATACACGCACAAAGGCAATTCAAGCAGCCATGGACTTTACAGATAATTACCAAAAAGATAATTTTCAACCAGGACTTTACCTATATGGAAAATTCGGAGTCGGAAAAACATACCTCCTTGGAGCAATCGCTAATGAACTCGCTAAGAGTAAGGGAGTTGCAACAACGATGGTTCATTTCCCTAGTTTTGCTGTTGAAATGCGGAATTCAATTAAGCAAAATAATACTGGCGAAAAGTTGGATGCTATTAAACGGGCGCCGATTTTAATGCTTGATGATGTTGGGGCCGGTGCAATGACAACATGGGTAAGAGATGATATTTTAGGAGTAATTTTAGAATATCGGATGCAAGAAGAATTACCAACTTTCTTTAGTTCTAATTTTTCAATGGATGAGTTGCAAAATAACCACCTTGCTATCAATGCGCAAGGCGATAATGAGCCTCTCAAAGCGGCTCGCATTATGGAAAGAATCAAGTACTTATCACGTGAGATTGAAATGGAAGGAAAAAATTTGCGTGATAAGGGATAA
- the infC gene encoding translation initiation factor IF-3 has product MIVNNGIRAREVRLIGQDGEQLGIKSKREALQLAEEANLDLVLVAPKARPAVARIMDYGKYRFEMQKKEREARKKQKTITVKEIRLSPSIDTNDFNVKLKRVRKFIEKGDKVRISLRFRGRAITHKDIGRDMIERMAEETSDIATVVQRPKMEGRSIFLTLAPAADKAKN; this is encoded by the coding sequence ATGATTGTCAATAACGGTATTCGTGCACGGGAAGTGCGGTTAATCGGTCAAGATGGTGAACAATTGGGCATTAAGTCTAAGCGTGAAGCGCTACAATTAGCTGAAGAAGCTAACTTAGATCTAGTATTAGTTGCACCAAAGGCACGCCCAGCTGTTGCCCGCATTATGGATTACGGGAAGTACCGTTTCGAGATGCAAAAGAAAGAGCGTGAAGCTCGTAAGAAGCAAAAGACGATAACGGTTAAGGAAATTCGCCTTAGTCCATCAATTGATACTAATGACTTTAATGTTAAGTTAAAGCGTGTTCGTAAGTTCATTGAAAAGGGCGATAAGGTACGGATTTCATTACGGTTCCGTGGTCGTGCTATTACCCATAAGGATATCGGTCGTGACATGATTGAACGAATGGCTGAAGAAACTTCAGACATCGCTACTGTTGTTCAACGTCCGAAGATGGAAGGGCGGAGTATTTTCTTAACTCTTGCTCCGGCTGCTGATAAAGCAAAGAATTAA
- the rpmI gene encoding 50S ribosomal protein L35, whose translation MPKMKSNRAAAKRFKRTANGGFKSGNSFTSHRFHGKTKKQRRQLRGLSMMDKTNVKRYKKLLPFK comes from the coding sequence ATGCCAAAGATGAAGAGTAACCGTGCTGCTGCCAAGCGTTTCAAGCGTACAGCTAATGGTGGATTCAAGAGTGGAAACTCATTCACTAGTCACCGTTTCCACGGTAAGACTAAGAAGCAACGTCGTCAATTACGTGGTTTGAGCATGATGGACAAGACCAACGTAAAGCGTTACAAGAAGTTATTACCATTTAAGTAA
- the rplT gene encoding 50S ribosomal protein L20, whose translation MRVKGGTVTRARRKRIMKLAKGYRGSKHRLFKTAKDQVMKSYTYAFRDRKVNKRKFRELWIARINAAARMNDISYSKLMHGLKVANIDINRKMLADLAVNDADAFKALVDEAKKALN comes from the coding sequence ATGCGAGTTAAAGGTGGAACTGTTACGCGTGCACGTCGCAAGCGCATTATGAAGTTAGCAAAGGGTTACCGTGGTTCAAAGCACCGTCTTTTCAAGACTGCTAAAGACCAAGTAATGAAGAGTTACACTTACGCTTTCCGTGATCGTAAGGTCAACAAGCGTAAGTTCCGTGAACTTTGGATTGCTCGGATTAACGCTGCTGCACGTATGAACGACATTAGTTACAGCAAGTTAATGCACGGCTTAAAGGTTGCTAACATTGATATTAACCGTAAGATGTTAGCTGATTTAGCTGTTAACGATGCAGATGCATTTAAGGCACTCGTTGACGAAGCTAAGAAAGCTCTTAACTAA
- a CDS encoding Eco57I restriction-modification methylase domain-containing protein, which yields MNNKKFKFDVVIGNPPYQDETKGDNKRYAPPIYDKFIVEAYKIGKIVELIHPGRFLFNRGL from the coding sequence ATGAACAATAAAAAATTTAAATTTGATGTGGTAATTGGGAACCCGCCTTATCAGGATGAAACTAAGGGAGATAATAAAAGATACGCTCCTCCAATTTACGATAAGTTTATTGTTGAAGCATATAAAATAGGTAAAATTGTAGAATTAATTCATCCAGGTAGATTTTTATTTAATCGCGGTTTGTAA
- a CDS encoding methylase gives MKINKEEISLFDEQQFETHDKKFELKNVIEDDNLIKSKDRVQHHGEVFTPKWMVKKMLAEPSIQEKLHNLHATFFEPSAGEGAFLKEILHQKLNHVDQISNKTTWKNNALWALMSIYAIELLEDNLIKAKQAMMDIFINHYQAFIQKELSSNTDLYKSAKYVINANIVQGNTLTFKNSEEKLIEFREWIPYENKVKQEIFTYKSLFNNDDINDVNANEGQLSLFGDIENDDSKASKPVLITKVYEK, from the coding sequence ATGAAGATTAATAAAGAAGAAATTAGCCTCTTTGACGAACAGCAGTTTGAGACACATGACAAAAAATTTGAGCTTAAAAACGTTATAGAAGATGACAATCTAATAAAATCAAAAGATCGTGTCCAACACCACGGGGAGGTTTTTACTCCTAAGTGGATGGTCAAGAAAATGCTAGCTGAGCCATCAATTCAGGAAAAACTTCATAATTTACATGCCACTTTTTTTGAGCCCAGTGCTGGAGAGGGAGCTTTTTTAAAAGAAATTTTACACCAGAAACTAAATCATGTAGACCAAATATCTAACAAAACTACGTGGAAAAATAACGCTTTGTGGGCTTTGATGAGTATTTACGCAATTGAATTGCTAGAGGATAACTTGATAAAAGCAAAGCAGGCAATGATGGATATATTCATAAATCATTATCAAGCATTTATACAAAAAGAGTTAAGTAGTAATACTGATCTATATAAGTCGGCAAAATATGTCATCAATGCTAATATTGTGCAGGGGAACACACTAACTTTTAAGAACTCAGAGGAGAAATTAATAGAGTTTAGGGAATGGATTCCTTATGAGAATAAAGTAAAACAAGAAATATTTACATATAAATCCTTATTTAACAATGATGATATAAATGATGTGAATGCTAATGAAGGGCAGCTAAGTCTTTTCGGTGATATAGAAAATGATGATTCTAAAGCAAGTAAGCCAGTATTAATTACGAAAGTATATGAGAAATAA
- a CDS encoding IS30 family transposase — protein sequence MGTTILSFSDRVVIETLLHEHRSLRYIADYLGFSKTTIFNELHRLPLPYNAKRSQQDHETKLKLRGRKYVLTANLKRLVEDKVKIQKWSPEQVAHMVGIAYKTIYNWIDQGILDIQPSDLPDRGIRRHRAKETRGTFSHGRSIEERPQEVKTRKTFGHFEADTVLSGKRRGQAVATFVERQSRLTVVKRLESRSSQAMTMAMLELAKQLGPKLKTITVDHGKEFANYREIEEQTGINLYFAHAYSPHERGSNENRNRVLRRFIPKGKPIEEISDQELIQINWYLNSRPLKCLNWRSPIEVFMRKMLR from the coding sequence ATGGGCACCACTATCTTATCATTTTCAGACCGCGTTGTCATTGAAACTTTACTTCATGAACACCGTTCGCTTCGCTATATTGCTGACTATCTAGGCTTCAGTAAAACAACGATTTTCAATGAATTACATCGTCTCCCTTTACCTTATAATGCTAAGCGATCTCAACAGGATCATGAGACAAAGCTTAAGTTACGTGGACGTAAATATGTGCTGACTGCTAATCTAAAACGCTTGGTTGAAGACAAAGTCAAGATTCAGAAGTGGTCGCCTGAACAGGTTGCTCATATGGTTGGGATTGCTTATAAGACCATTTACAACTGGATTGACCAAGGTATACTTGACATCCAACCATCGGACTTACCTGACCGAGGCATTCGTCGTCATCGGGCGAAAGAAACTCGGGGAACATTTAGTCATGGCCGTTCAATTGAAGAACGTCCACAGGAAGTTAAGACTCGTAAAACGTTTGGTCACTTTGAAGCTGACACTGTTCTATCTGGTAAACGAAGAGGACAAGCGGTGGCCACTTTTGTCGAACGGCAAAGTAGATTAACCGTGGTTAAACGCCTTGAAAGTCGTAGTAGTCAGGCAATGACAATGGCCATGCTAGAATTAGCGAAACAATTAGGACCCAAACTTAAGACCATCACCGTCGATCATGGTAAAGAGTTCGCTAACTATCGTGAGATTGAAGAACAGACGGGCATTAATCTTTACTTTGCCCATGCTTATTCGCCGCATGAACGAGGTAGTAATGAGAATCGTAATCGGGTCTTGCGTCGTTTTATCCCTAAAGGCAAGCCAATTGAAGAGATCAGTGATCAAGAACTAATTCAGATTAACTGGTACTTAAACTCTCGGCCACTTAAATGTCTCAACTGGCGATCACCCATTGAAGTCTTTATGCGAAAAATGCTTCGATGA
- the rlmD gene encoding 23S rRNA (uracil(1939)-C(5))-methyltransferase RlmD, with translation MKLNIPVHKNEEYPAKVVDLSYEGNGVVKIDDFPVFVPNALPGEEITVKITKVTSHFAWGRVMDWQTKSPDRVDVKDKKYIQTGIAPLGHLKYDAQLKFKQHQIQELLAKAHLDEIEVLPTMGMEKPYHYRNKAQVPVKMVRGQLETGFYKRGSHSLVPIEDFYIQDPEIDKAIVVVRDLLRQYHITPYDEQTGKGVIRTVMVRRGYYSHEMMVALVTNTKRLPMEKQIVDGIVAGVPEVKSIVQNINDKRTNRLLGDKNKTLWGADEIHDQLLGIDFAISPLSFYQINPRQTERLYQTAIDNAGLDGNQTVIDAYCGIGTISLAVAKHAKQVYGVEIVPAAIEDAKHNAKRNGIKNAKFVVGKAEDQFAKWQAEGLKPDVVIVDPPRKGLAESLIEATGKMGPKKVIYVSCNPATLVRDIKRFADQGYYVTKPIQPVDQFPQTTHVESVTLLQRDE, from the coding sequence TTGAAATTAAACATTCCAGTACATAAAAATGAAGAATATCCAGCGAAGGTAGTGGATTTATCTTACGAGGGCAATGGGGTCGTTAAGATTGATGATTTTCCCGTCTTTGTTCCTAATGCCCTTCCCGGTGAAGAGATTACGGTAAAGATCACCAAGGTAACCAGCCACTTTGCTTGGGGACGGGTAATGGACTGGCAGACGAAGAGTCCAGACCGCGTTGATGTTAAGGATAAAAAATACATTCAAACGGGAATTGCGCCGCTTGGTCATTTGAAATATGATGCTCAGTTGAAATTCAAGCAACACCAAATTCAAGAATTATTGGCCAAAGCACACTTAGATGAGATTGAAGTTTTGCCAACGATGGGGATGGAAAAGCCTTATCATTACCGCAATAAGGCCCAAGTACCAGTAAAAATGGTCCGCGGTCAATTAGAAACCGGTTTTTACAAGCGGGGGAGCCACAGTTTAGTACCGATTGAAGATTTCTATATTCAGGATCCAGAAATTGATAAGGCCATTGTGGTTGTTCGTGACTTATTACGGCAATACCACATTACGCCATATGATGAACAAACTGGTAAAGGTGTGATTCGCACAGTAATGGTTCGGCGGGGATACTACAGCCATGAAATGATGGTGGCCTTAGTCACGAATACGAAGCGGTTGCCAATGGAAAAACAAATCGTGGATGGTATCGTTGCCGGAGTTCCAGAAGTAAAAAGTATTGTGCAAAACATCAATGATAAGCGAACGAACCGCTTGCTCGGCGATAAGAATAAAACATTATGGGGTGCTGATGAAATTCATGATCAGCTCCTCGGGATTGATTTTGCAATTTCACCATTATCCTTCTACCAGATTAATCCGCGACAGACTGAACGCCTTTACCAGACAGCCATCGACAATGCTGGCTTGGACGGCAATCAAACCGTTATCGATGCCTATTGTGGAATTGGCACGATCTCCCTTGCAGTAGCTAAACACGCTAAGCAAGTTTACGGGGTCGAAATTGTTCCCGCCGCGATTGAAGACGCCAAACATAATGCTAAACGGAATGGTATTAAGAACGCCAAATTTGTTGTTGGTAAGGCGGAAGATCAATTTGCTAAGTGGCAAGCAGAAGGACTCAAACCAGATGTTGTCATCGTTGATCCACCACGGAAAGGTCTTGCTGAAAGTCTGATCGAAGCCACCGGTAAAATGGGACCAAAGAAAGTGATTTATGTTTCTTGCAACCCTGCTACTTTAGTTCGGGATATCAAGCGGTTCGCTGACCAAGGCTACTATGTAACAAAGCCAATTCAGCCGGTGGACCAATTTCCACAGACGACGCATGTGGAGAGCGTTACTTTGCTTCAACGTGACGAATAG
- a CDS encoding diacylglycerol kinase, producing the protein MRKRARIIYNPTSGRETLRSDLVDILAIYEKAGYETSAFATTPAPNSAKNEATRAAEDGFDLIVAAGGDGTLNEVVNGIAGLEHRPTLAIIPAGTTNDYARALRIPRDDPIAAAKLILKKNKKFKIDIGRAGENYFMNIAAGGTMTELTYEVPSQMKSLFGYAAYFAKGAELMPRIKPVDMLIKYDNREYRGSASMFMIALTNSVGGFEQIVPDASLDDGKFTMIIVKKSSVIDMLSLMAKALQGKHLDDPRIIYAKATDIEVIPLNKDDRLMVNLDGEYGGDAPMKFHNLKQHLEVIANLDEIPEDAITTSADFKRVEEDFMNGIDDYKDREKK; encoded by the coding sequence GTGCGAAAACGTGCTCGGATAATTTATAATCCTACCTCAGGCCGTGAAACATTGCGAAGTGATTTAGTTGATATTCTCGCAATTTATGAGAAAGCTGGATATGAAACTAGTGCTTTTGCGACTACTCCTGCGCCTAACTCGGCTAAGAACGAAGCCACCCGTGCTGCTGAAGACGGTTTTGATTTGATTGTAGCTGCTGGTGGAGATGGTACTCTGAATGAAGTGGTTAATGGAATTGCTGGGTTAGAACATCGGCCAACATTAGCGATTATTCCAGCAGGGACGACTAATGACTATGCACGGGCATTACGGATTCCTCGTGATGATCCGATCGCTGCGGCTAAGTTAATCTTAAAGAAGAATAAGAAATTTAAGATTGATATTGGTCGGGCTGGTGAAAATTACTTCATGAACATTGCTGCTGGTGGAACGATGACTGAATTAACCTATGAGGTCCCTTCGCAAATGAAGTCCCTCTTTGGTTACGCAGCATACTTCGCCAAGGGAGCAGAGTTAATGCCGCGGATTAAGCCAGTCGACATGCTAATCAAGTATGATAATCGGGAATACCGGGGCAGTGCTTCCATGTTTATGATTGCCTTGACTAATTCGGTCGGCGGTTTTGAACAGATTGTGCCGGATGCTTCACTTGATGATGGAAAATTTACGATGATTATTGTTAAGAAGAGCAGCGTGATCGATATGCTCAGCTTAATGGCAAAGGCACTTCAAGGAAAGCACCTTGATGATCCGCGCATTATTTATGCTAAGGCAACCGATATTGAAGTTATTCCGCTAAACAAGGATGACCGCTTGATGGTTAACCTGGACGGAGAATACGGTGGCGACGCGCCAATGAAATTCCATAACCTTAAACAGCACCTAGAAGTAATTGCTAACTTGGATGAGATTCCAGAAGATGCGATTACAACTTCAGCTGATTTTAAGCGGGTCGAAGAGGACTTTATGAATGGCATTGACGATTATAAAGATCGCGAAAAGAAATAG
- the gatB gene encoding Asp-tRNA(Asn)/Glu-tRNA(Gln) amidotransferase subunit GatB: protein MNFQTTIGLEVHVELKTNSKIYSPSPVEYGDQPNANTNVIDWGYPGVLPSLNKGVVRDGIMAGLALHAQIAHHMHFDRKNYFYPDNPKAYQITQSDTPIAHDGWIEIEVNGKKKKIGIKEMHIEEDAGKNTHTSKYSYVDLNRQGTPLIEIVSKPDIASPEEAVAYLEALRQRIQFTGISDVKMEEGSMRVDTNISIRPIGSDKFGTKTEMKNINSFNYVRKALAFEEKRHQKVLMAGGHIGQETRRYDEATGETILMRTKEGSDDYRYFPEPDLPPVNVSDEWISEIESEMPEMPGERREHYVKDLGLTDYDAMVLTQTKEMSDFFEEAVKDGGDPKRVANYLMNDVNSYLNDKQVDLQDTKLTPANLAGMVKLIEDGTISSKMAKKVFKGILDGEEPNAYAKEHGLVQLSDPAQLQPIVDEVLDNNEQSIEDFKNGKDRAVGYLMGQIMKQTRGKANPQVVTQLLMKSLKAK, encoded by the coding sequence ATGAACTTTCAAACAACAATCGGTCTAGAAGTCCACGTTGAATTAAAGACTAATTCAAAGATTTACAGTCCATCCCCCGTTGAATACGGTGACCAGCCTAACGCAAACACCAATGTCATTGACTGGGGTTACCCTGGTGTATTGCCAAGTTTAAATAAGGGCGTCGTTCGTGACGGAATCATGGCTGGACTTGCTCTTCATGCTCAAATTGCCCACCACATGCACTTTGATCGGAAGAACTACTTCTATCCTGATAACCCGAAAGCCTACCAGATTACTCAATCAGATACACCAATCGCTCATGACGGTTGGATTGAAATTGAAGTAAACGGTAAGAAGAAAAAGATCGGTATCAAAGAAATGCATATTGAAGAAGATGCTGGTAAGAACACTCACACCAGTAAGTATTCATATGTTGACTTGAACCGGCAAGGAACACCGCTGATCGAAATTGTTTCTAAGCCAGATATTGCCTCGCCTGAAGAAGCGGTGGCTTACTTGGAAGCATTGCGTCAACGGATCCAATTTACAGGGATCTCTGACGTGAAGATGGAAGAAGGATCCATGCGGGTTGATACCAACATCTCAATTCGGCCAATCGGTTCTGACAAGTTTGGGACCAAGACAGAAATGAAGAACATCAACTCCTTTAATTATGTTCGGAAGGCCCTCGCATTTGAAGAAAAACGGCATCAAAAAGTATTGATGGCTGGTGGACACATTGGTCAGGAAACACGTCGTTATGATGAAGCGACTGGTGAGACTATTCTGATGCGGACAAAGGAAGGTTCGGATGATTACCGTTACTTCCCAGAACCAGACTTGCCACCAGTAAACGTTAGCGATGAATGGATTAGTGAAATTGAAAGCGAAATGCCAGAAATGCCTGGTGAGCGTCGTGAGCACTATGTTAAGGATCTTGGCTTAACTGATTACGATGCGATGGTTCTTACCCAGACTAAGGAAATGTCTGATTTCTTTGAAGAAGCTGTTAAGGACGGTGGCGATCCTAAGCGGGTAGCCAACTACTTAATGAACGATGTAAACTCATACTTGAACGATAAGCAAGTTGACTTACAAGATACTAAGCTTACTCCAGCTAACCTTGCCGGCATGGTGAAGTTGATTGAAGACGGAACAATTTCTTCTAAGATGGCTAAGAAGGTCTTCAAGGGAATCTTAGATGGTGAAGAACCAAATGCTTACGCAAAGGAACACGGTCTTGTTCAATTATCTGATCCTGCGCAACTACAGCCAATTGTTGATGAAGTTCTTGATAACAACGAACAATCAATTGAAGACTTTAAGAATGGTAAAGACCGGGCTGTCGGCTACTTAATGGGTCAAATCATGAAGCAAACGCGTGGTAAGGCTAACCCACAAGTTGTTACTCAATTATTGATGAAGTCTTTGAAGGCTAAATAG
- the gatA gene encoding Asp-tRNA(Asn)/Glu-tRNA(Gln) amidotransferase subunit GatA — MDFYQTSLSQLHDDLVNKKISATELTKETFAHIKGNEDQVKAFISLNEDQALKRAAEIDAKGISADQLTAGVPLAVKDNILTKGLTTTAASKMLENFNPVYDATVVEKLNAADYINVGKTNLDEFAMGSSTENSAFFTTHNPWDLTRVPGGSSGGSAAAVAAGDVLGALGTDTGGSIRMPASFNGVVGMKPTYGRVSRWGIIAFGSSFDQVGWLTQNVKDNALLTALISGNDERDMTSSLKEVPDWAAQLNENTNVKGLRIAVPKEYFDGLDEDVQEVIKAALDHLESLGAIVDEVSLPHTKYGVPAYYILASSEASSNLQRYDGIRYGFRAADVKNLEDVYVRSRSEGFGEEVKRRIMLGTFSLSAGFYDAYFNKAAKVRRLIAQDFEDVFKDHDVIVGATGASTAFKIGAEIDDPQTMYMNDVLTVPVNMAGLPAMSIPAGFSAKNGMPVGLQIIGKAFDEQTVYNTGYVFEQTTDFHKKTPQLGGQN; from the coding sequence ATGGATTTTTACCAAACAAGCTTGAGTCAATTGCACGATGACTTGGTAAATAAGAAAATCAGTGCAACTGAATTAACAAAGGAAACTTTTGCCCACATTAAGGGTAACGAAGATCAAGTTAAAGCCTTCATCAGCTTAAATGAAGACCAAGCACTGAAGCGGGCAGCTGAGATTGATGCAAAGGGCATTAGTGCTGATCAATTAACTGCAGGGGTTCCGCTTGCAGTTAAGGATAATATTTTAACTAAGGGCCTTACAACGACGGCTGCTTCTAAGATGCTTGAAAACTTTAACCCCGTATATGACGCGACAGTTGTTGAAAAGTTAAATGCCGCTGATTACATCAACGTTGGTAAGACTAACCTTGATGAATTTGCCATGGGGTCATCTACTGAAAATTCAGCATTCTTTACGACTCATAATCCATGGGATCTTACACGGGTTCCTGGTGGTTCTTCCGGTGGTTCTGCTGCTGCTGTTGCGGCCGGAGATGTTTTAGGTGCGCTTGGTACTGATACTGGTGGTTCTATTCGGATGCCTGCTTCCTTTAACGGTGTCGTTGGGATGAAGCCTACATACGGTCGTGTATCACGCTGGGGAATCATTGCCTTTGGTTCAAGTTTTGACCAAGTCGGCTGGTTGACCCAAAATGTTAAGGATAATGCCTTGTTGACCGCCCTCATCAGTGGAAATGATGAACGGGATATGACATCCTCACTTAAAGAAGTTCCAGACTGGGCAGCCCAATTAAACGAAAATACGAATGTTAAAGGCTTACGGATTGCTGTGCCAAAGGAATACTTTGATGGCTTAGACGAAGATGTTCAAGAAGTAATCAAGGCTGCTTTGGACCACTTAGAATCCCTCGGCGCAATTGTTGATGAAGTAAGTTTGCCACACACCAAGTATGGGGTTCCTGCTTACTACATTTTAGCCTCATCTGAAGCATCTTCTAACCTCCAACGTTACGATGGTATCCGTTATGGCTTCCGAGCTGCTGATGTTAAGAACTTGGAAGACGTTTATGTTCGTTCTCGTTCGGAAGGTTTCGGTGAAGAAGTTAAGCGGCGGATTATGTTAGGGACCTTCTCTCTCTCTGCTGGTTTCTATGATGCTTACTTTAATAAGGCCGCTAAAGTTCGCCGTCTTATTGCCCAAGATTTTGAAGACGTATTTAAGGATCATGATGTAATCGTTGGTGCTACTGGTGCTTCAACAGCATTTAAGATTGGTGCGGAGATTGATGATCCACAAACTATGTACATGAACGACGTATTGACTGTTCCCGTTAATATGGCCGGTCTTCCTGCAATGTCCATTCCTGCTGGTTTCTCTGCTAAAAATGGCATGCCAGTTGGTCTGCAAATCATCGGAAAAGCATTTGACGAACAAACAGTTTATAACACTGGATATGTCTTTGAACAGACAACTGATTTCCATAAGAAGACACCACAGTTAGGAGGTCAAAACTAA